A window of Blastocatellia bacterium contains these coding sequences:
- a CDS encoding cytochrome c family protein — MAQIFHRSTNLIARVSILGAVFIIGAVTWALAALNRSPYVTQVGVAREQPVPFSHKHHVKQLGIDCRYCHTSVEESNSAGIPPTETCMTCHSQIHATSPMLEPVRESWRTNRPIPWTKVYDLPDFVYFDHSIHVKKGVACVTCHGPVDEMPLVWKASTLHMEWCLECHRKPELYVRPREYVFRTDWVPSEDQRELGRRLVREYRIDRPEKLTDCSVCHR; from the coding sequence ATGGCGCAGATCTTTCATCGCAGTACGAATCTCATCGCGAGGGTGAGCATTCTCGGAGCGGTGTTCATCATCGGGGCTGTGACATGGGCCTTAGCGGCGCTCAATCGGTCCCCTTATGTGACGCAGGTGGGTGTAGCCCGTGAACAACCTGTTCCATTCAGCCATAAGCATCATGTGAAGCAGCTCGGTATTGATTGCCGCTATTGTCATACTTCGGTTGAGGAGAGCAACTCTGCGGGGATTCCGCCGACGGAGACGTGCATGACCTGTCATTCGCAAATTCACGCGACGAGCCCCATGTTGGAACCCGTGCGCGAGAGCTGGCGTACGAATCGGCCGATCCCGTGGACGAAGGTTTACGATCTGCCGGATTTCGTCTATTTCGACCATTCGATCCACGTGAAGAAAGGGGTCGCGTGCGTCACCTGTCATGGTCCGGTGGATGAAATGCCGCTCGTGTGGAAGGCAAGTACGTTGCATATGGAGTGGTGCTTGGAGTGCCACCGGAAGCCGGAGCTATACGTCCGTCCGCGGGAGTATGTCTTCCGCACGGATTGGGTTCCATCTGAAGATCAGCGGGAATTAGGACGACGGCTTGTGCGTGAGTACAGGATTGATCGACCCGAGAAATTGACCGATTGCTCTGTGTGCCATCGGTGA
- a CDS encoding TAT-variant-translocated molybdopterin oxidoreductase, producing MVRKEDGASWDIAAVRARLAEQRGLVFWRSLEELAEDPTFVQFLKSEFPTPAPEGVDRRTFLKLMGASLALAGLSSACTRQPTEQIFPYTRAPEEIIPGKPLFYATAMVFGGFATGLIVESHMGRPTKIEGNPQHPSSLGATDVFAQAAILMLYDPDRSQVVLHRGGINTWTAFWGALGIERERWEATRGAGLRILTETVTSPTLADQLRQVLARFPEARWHQYEPVSRDHQKAGARLAFGRIVDAQYRLREARVVLSLEADFLTWGPNHLRQAREFISRRRAETEMAQWNRLYVFESTPSLTGAIADHRFSVRSSAIELIARALARRLGVEVPEPDLASLGVDPRLVEAIARDLERHRGESLVLVGETQPPFVHAIGHALNSRLGNVGRTVVYTEPVEAEPMEQMASLRELAEDMEAGRVDVLFIFGANPVYTAPADLQFAERMNRVRLRVHLGLYADETAQLCHWHLPESHFLEAWSDGRAPDGTVTIMQPLIAPLYETRSAHEVLAALLGQVERSGYEIVREYWQRRFEAGRIGAFPDFETFWRTALHEGIVPDTHLPPVSVSVQWEAIKAEAAKRPARAPEGVEIVFRPDPTVWDGRFANNGWLQELPKPLTKLTWDNAALISPSLAERLGVKNGDVIELQRGDRRVLAPVWIMPGQATETVTVHLGYGRWRAGRVGSHLGFNAYRLRTSAAPWFEAGIELRRTDRRHELVSTQNHHSMEGRHLVRVATLDEYQANPQFARELGHDPPPDLTLYPEHRYDGYSWGMVIDLNACIGCNACVIACQAENNIPVVGKREVKIGRAMHWIRIDRYFEGRDLERPDIYHQPVLCMHCDQAPCEVVCPTGATVHSHEGLNQMAYNRCVGTRYCSNNCPYKVRRFNFRLYADWTTETLKMQRNPDVTVRSRGVMEKCTYCVQRINAARIEAKKQERTIRDGEILTACQQACPTEAIIFGNLNDPESRVARLKAHVLNYGILTELNTRPRTTYLARLRNPNSEVVALLGEETS from the coding sequence GTGGTGAGGAAGGAAGACGGAGCGTCTTGGGATATCGCCGCGGTGCGAGCACGTTTAGCTGAGCAACGCGGCCTGGTCTTCTGGCGCAGTTTGGAGGAGTTGGCCGAGGATCCAACGTTCGTTCAATTTTTGAAGAGCGAGTTTCCGACACCGGCTCCGGAGGGAGTGGATCGGCGCACGTTCTTGAAGCTGATGGGGGCATCGCTTGCGCTTGCGGGGCTCTCCTCGGCATGCACGCGCCAGCCGACCGAACAGATCTTCCCCTATACGCGGGCTCCGGAAGAGATCATCCCTGGTAAGCCGCTCTTTTATGCGACGGCGATGGTATTTGGAGGATTTGCTACTGGCCTCATCGTCGAGAGTCACATGGGGCGGCCGACTAAGATCGAAGGGAACCCGCAGCATCCATCGAGCTTGGGAGCCACGGACGTCTTCGCGCAAGCTGCGATCTTGATGTTGTACGATCCCGATCGTTCGCAGGTCGTTTTGCATCGTGGCGGGATCAATACGTGGACGGCATTCTGGGGAGCGTTGGGGATAGAACGAGAACGATGGGAAGCGACGCGTGGAGCTGGCCTGCGCATTTTGACGGAGACGGTGACTTCTCCAACGTTGGCGGATCAGTTGCGACAGGTCCTCGCTCGCTTCCCCGAGGCTCGATGGCATCAATACGAACCTGTCTCGCGAGATCATCAGAAGGCGGGAGCGCGCTTGGCCTTCGGCCGCATCGTGGACGCGCAGTATCGCTTGCGAGAAGCGCGCGTGGTGCTCTCGCTGGAGGCGGACTTTCTGACGTGGGGGCCGAACCATCTCCGACAAGCACGCGAGTTCATCTCACGACGGCGCGCGGAGACGGAGATGGCTCAGTGGAATCGCCTTTACGTGTTCGAGAGCACGCCCTCATTGACGGGGGCGATCGCTGATCATCGGTTCTCGGTGCGATCGAGCGCGATCGAGCTGATCGCGCGAGCGCTCGCGCGGCGACTGGGGGTGGAAGTGCCGGAGCCGGATCTGGCGTCGCTCGGTGTTGATCCGCGCCTTGTGGAAGCGATCGCGCGCGATTTAGAGCGACATCGCGGAGAGAGCCTGGTACTCGTCGGCGAGACGCAGCCGCCGTTTGTACACGCCATCGGGCATGCGTTGAACTCCCGCTTGGGGAACGTCGGGCGCACGGTCGTCTACACCGAGCCTGTGGAAGCCGAGCCGATGGAGCAGATGGCCTCGCTTCGAGAACTGGCGGAGGATATGGAGGCCGGTCGCGTGGATGTCCTTTTCATCTTCGGAGCGAATCCGGTTTACACGGCGCCGGCTGATCTTCAGTTCGCCGAGCGAATGAACCGTGTTCGTCTGCGCGTCCATCTGGGGCTCTATGCGGACGAGACGGCGCAGCTCTGTCACTGGCATCTCCCGGAGAGTCACTTCTTAGAGGCGTGGAGCGACGGGCGCGCGCCTGATGGAACGGTGACGATCATGCAGCCGCTCATTGCTCCCCTCTACGAGACGCGATCGGCACACGAAGTGCTCGCGGCACTTCTCGGGCAAGTGGAGCGCTCCGGCTATGAGATCGTGCGCGAGTATTGGCAGCGGCGGTTCGAGGCGGGGCGTATCGGAGCGTTCCCCGATTTCGAGACGTTTTGGCGAACGGCCCTGCACGAGGGGATCGTCCCCGACACTCATCTTCCGCCCGTCTCGGTCTCGGTGCAATGGGAGGCGATCAAAGCAGAGGCGGCGAAGCGACCCGCGCGGGCGCCCGAGGGCGTGGAGATCGTCTTCCGTCCGGATCCGACCGTTTGGGATGGGCGCTTCGCGAATAACGGGTGGCTGCAAGAGTTGCCGAAGCCGCTCACGAAGCTGACGTGGGACAATGCGGCGCTTATTTCGCCGTCGCTAGCGGAACGCCTTGGGGTGAAGAATGGAGACGTCATTGAGCTGCAGCGGGGAGATCGTCGGGTGCTTGCTCCGGTTTGGATTATGCCCGGGCAGGCGACGGAGACGGTGACCGTACATCTCGGGTACGGGCGGTGGCGCGCCGGACGCGTGGGATCACATCTGGGATTCAACGCCTATCGCCTGCGCACGTCAGCGGCGCCATGGTTCGAAGCGGGGATCGAACTTCGACGGACCGATCGTCGTCATGAGCTCGTCAGCACGCAAAATCATCACAGCATGGAAGGACGGCATCTTGTGCGCGTGGCGACGCTCGATGAGTATCAAGCGAATCCTCAGTTCGCTCGGGAGCTCGGACATGATCCGCCGCCCGATCTCACGCTTTATCCTGAGCATCGGTACGACGGTTACTCTTGGGGCATGGTCATTGACCTGAACGCCTGCATCGGGTGCAATGCCTGCGTCATTGCCTGCCAGGCTGAGAATAACATCCCCGTTGTCGGAAAGCGCGAGGTGAAGATCGGGCGCGCGATGCATTGGATCCGCATCGACCGATACTTCGAGGGGCGCGATCTGGAGCGTCCGGACATCTACCATCAACCGGTCCTGTGCATGCATTGTGACCAGGCGCCGTGCGAGGTCGTGTGCCCAACGGGAGCGACGGTTCACAGCCACGAGGGCTTGAACCAAATGGCGTACAATCGATGCGTGGGAACCCGCTATTGCTCGAACAACTGCCCGTACAAGGTGCGCCGGTTCAACTTCCGGCTCTACGCGGATTGGACGACCGAGACCTTGAAGATGCAGCGGAATCCCGACGTGACCGTGCGCAGCCGCGGCGTCATGGAGAAATGCACCTATTGCGTGCAGCGGATCAACGCCGCGCGCATCGAGGCGAAGAAACAGGAGCGGACGATTCGAGACGGAGAGATCCTGACGGCGTGTCAGCAGGCTTGTCCGACCGAGGCGATCATCTTCGGGAATTTGAACGATCCTGAGAGCCGCGTGGCGCGGTTGAAGGCGCACGTACTCAATTATGGAATTCTGACCGAGCTGAACACGCGACCGCGCACGACTTATCTGGCGCGGTTGCGGAATCCGAATTCGGAAGTGGTCGCGCTTCTGGGAGAGGAGACGTCATGA
- the nrfD gene encoding polysulfide reductase NrfD, whose product MSEERRRTVEIATPFDPQATILAPGYTYASITDKISAIVLTRRTPREWFLGFTIAFLLLMLLLFTAAYLLAVGVGIWGVTVPVGWGFDIINFVWWIGIGHAGTLISAILLLLRQKWRTSINRFAEAMTLFAVACAGLYPLLHMGRPWLFYWLLPYPNTMGTWPQPRSPLVWDVFAITTYATVSFLFWFIGLIPDLATLRDRARRRFWRILYGFLAMGWRGSARHWARYEMAYLLLAGLATPLVVSVHTVVSFDFAISIIPGWHATIFPPYFVAGAIYSGFAMVMTLAIPLRKYYELEDFITMKHLDNMAKVMLATGLIVGYGYMMEAFMAWYSGNPYERYMLLNRLRGPYAPIYWALLVCNVGIIQALWSARVRQNVRALFAIALVVNVGMWLERFVIVVTSLHRDFLPSSWGMYRPTVFDWTMFLGSIGLFLTLMFLFIRLLPVISIFEMRALLPEVAPTPHGGAGRPAEASTAS is encoded by the coding sequence ATGAGTGAGGAGAGGAGGCGAACAGTAGAGATCGCGACGCCATTTGATCCACAGGCGACGATCTTAGCCCCCGGGTATACGTATGCTTCGATCACGGATAAGATCAGCGCCATCGTGCTCACGCGGCGCACGCCGCGCGAGTGGTTCCTGGGGTTCACGATCGCTTTCCTTTTGCTCATGTTGCTCCTCTTCACGGCGGCTTATCTGCTCGCGGTCGGCGTGGGCATTTGGGGCGTCACGGTCCCGGTCGGCTGGGGATTCGACATCATCAATTTCGTCTGGTGGATTGGGATCGGGCATGCGGGGACGTTGATCTCGGCGATCCTGCTGCTCTTGCGGCAGAAGTGGCGGACTTCGATCAACCGCTTCGCGGAAGCGATGACGCTCTTCGCCGTCGCGTGCGCTGGGTTGTATCCCCTGTTGCACATGGGCCGACCGTGGCTCTTCTACTGGCTTTTGCCCTATCCGAACACGATGGGGACGTGGCCGCAGCCGCGCAGCCCTTTGGTTTGGGACGTCTTCGCGATCACGACGTACGCGACGGTCTCGTTCCTCTTCTGGTTCATCGGACTGATCCCCGATCTGGCGACGCTGCGAGATCGCGCGCGGCGTCGGTTCTGGCGCATCCTCTATGGATTCCTCGCCATGGGATGGCGTGGATCGGCCCGCCATTGGGCGCGATATGAGATGGCGTATTTGCTATTGGCGGGATTGGCGACTCCGCTGGTTGTCTCCGTGCATACCGTGGTGAGCTTCGATTTCGCCATCTCGATTATTCCCGGATGGCACGCGACGATCTTCCCGCCGTATTTCGTCGCCGGAGCGATTTATTCGGGGTTCGCCATGGTGATGACCTTGGCCATTCCGCTCCGAAAGTATTACGAGCTGGAGGACTTCATCACGATGAAGCATTTGGACAACATGGCCAAGGTCATGCTGGCGACGGGACTCATCGTCGGCTACGGCTACATGATGGAAGCCTTCATGGCGTGGTATAGTGGGAACCCGTACGAGCGCTACATGCTCCTCAATCGGTTACGTGGTCCGTATGCGCCCATCTATTGGGCGTTGCTCGTGTGTAATGTGGGGATCATTCAAGCGCTCTGGTCGGCGCGCGTGCGGCAGAACGTGCGCGCGCTCTTTGCTATCGCGCTTGTCGTGAACGTGGGAATGTGGCTGGAGCGCTTCGTGATCGTTGTGACGAGCTTGCATCGGGATTTCCTCCCCTCATCGTGGGGGATGTACAGGCCGACCGTCTTCGATTGGACGATGTTCCTGGGCTCGATCGGACTCTTCCTGACGCTGATGTTTCTGTTCATTCGACTGCTGCCGGTCATCTCGATCTTCGAGATGCGAGCGCTCTTGCCGGAGGTCGCTCCGACGCCTCATGGCGGAGCGGGACGACCGGCGGAGGCCTCGACGGCCTCGTGA
- a CDS encoding DUF3341 domain-containing protein has product MAERTDIYGLLAEFDAPEKVVVAAQRAYAEGYRRMDAYTPFPVEGLAEAIGFHRTRLPVIVLLGGLFGGALGYALLYYAEVIDYPLIVGGKPFHSWPTFIPIVFETTIFFAALSAVLGMLALNGLPMPYHPVFNVPRFALASRDRFFLLIEARDPKFDREATRHFLESLGADGVWEVEP; this is encoded by the coding sequence ATGGCCGAGCGAACGGACATTTATGGACTATTGGCCGAGTTCGATGCGCCGGAGAAAGTCGTCGTGGCGGCGCAGCGCGCGTATGCCGAGGGGTATCGGCGGATGGACGCTTACACGCCGTTCCCGGTCGAGGGATTGGCCGAGGCCATTGGCTTTCATCGCACGCGCCTGCCAGTAATCGTGTTGCTCGGCGGACTCTTCGGTGGCGCCCTCGGTTATGCGCTTCTCTACTATGCCGAGGTCATTGATTATCCGCTCATCGTCGGTGGGAAGCCTTTTCATAGCTGGCCGACATTCATCCCCATCGTGTTCGAGACGACGATCTTTTTCGCTGCGCTCTCAGCCGTTCTGGGGATGCTCGCGTTGAACGGATTGCCAATGCCCTATCATCCCGTCTTCAATGTGCCGCGCTTCGCATTGGCCAGTCGCGATCGCTTCTTCCTTCTGATCGAAGCGCGCGATCCGAAATTCGACCGGGAGGCCACGCGCCACTTTTTGGAGAGCTTGGGAGCTGACGGCGTCTGGGAGGTGGAGCCGTGA
- a CDS encoding cytochrome c produces MHDQPRYEPLEGSTFFADSRASRPLVEGTVPRGFARMDEHLYTGKVRGQLAETFPFPITRSILERGRERYDIFCAPCHGRDGYGEGMIVQRGFRQPSSFHTDRLRQAPVGYFFDVITNGFGTMYSYASRIPPEDRWAIVAYIRALQLSQNARLQDVPPAERRRLTEGGE; encoded by the coding sequence ATGCATGATCAGCCGAGATATGAACCGCTAGAGGGAAGCACCTTTTTCGCGGATAGTCGGGCCTCTCGTCCCTTGGTCGAAGGGACGGTCCCGCGCGGCTTTGCGAGGATGGATGAGCATCTGTATACCGGCAAGGTGAGAGGGCAGCTCGCCGAGACTTTCCCATTCCCCATTACGCGTTCCATCCTCGAGCGCGGACGCGAGCGCTACGACATCTTCTGCGCGCCATGTCATGGGCGCGATGGTTATGGCGAGGGGATGATCGTCCAGCGCGGATTCCGGCAACCGTCCTCATTTCACACGGACCGGTTGCGACAGGCTCCAGTTGGATATTTCTTCGATGTCATCACAAATGGCTTCGGGACGATGTACAGCTATGCGTCCCGCATCCCGCCGGAAGATCGGTGGGCGATCGTCGCTTACATTCGCGCCTTGCAACTCAGTCAAAACGCGAGGCTGCAGGACGTGCCGCCGGCTGAGCGACGACGCTTGACGGAGGGAGGGGAGTGA
- a CDS encoding SCO family protein — translation MRIQGTCVRAISWASLGLVLAVSFGLLVVREGRGQNVSSEQPAPILQNVGIDQKLDAQIPLELVFRDEQGRAVSLREYFGEKPVILSLVYYECPMLCTLILNGLLRSLRALPLTVGKEFTVVTVSFDPREGPELAAAKKRTYVQSYGRPEAEAGWHFLTGEQESIRRLTEAVGFRYAFDPQTGQFAHASGIMVLTPQGRVARYFYGIEYAPRDLRLGLIEAAQGKIGSPVDQILLYCYHYDPKTGRYSLLIMNVLRLAGIATVLVLGGFIFVMFRRDRRKKRMVG, via the coding sequence ATGAGGATTCAAGGGACTTGCGTTCGCGCGATATCATGGGCGAGCCTCGGCCTGGTGTTGGCCGTGAGCTTTGGGCTCTTGGTCGTCCGCGAGGGGCGAGGGCAGAACGTGTCTTCGGAGCAACCGGCGCCGATCTTACAAAATGTCGGCATTGACCAAAAACTCGATGCGCAGATTCCGCTCGAGCTTGTTTTCCGCGACGAACAGGGGCGCGCCGTCTCGCTCCGGGAATATTTCGGCGAGAAGCCAGTCATCCTCTCGCTCGTCTACTACGAGTGCCCGATGCTCTGCACGCTCATTCTCAACGGATTATTGCGGAGCTTGCGCGCGCTCCCGCTGACGGTGGGGAAGGAGTTCACTGTCGTGACCGTGAGTTTCGATCCCCGCGAGGGACCGGAGCTGGCGGCGGCGAAAAAGCGCACGTATGTGCAGAGTTATGGGCGTCCGGAAGCCGAGGCGGGCTGGCATTTCCTGACTGGAGAGCAGGAGAGCATTCGACGGCTGACGGAAGCCGTGGGCTTCCGCTATGCCTTCGATCCCCAGACCGGACAGTTCGCTCATGCCAGTGGGATCATGGTGCTCACACCACAAGGACGCGTCGCTCGATACTTTTACGGGATCGAATATGCACCGCGAGACCTGCGGCTTGGCTTGATCGAAGCGGCGCAAGGAAAAATCGGCTCGCCAGTGGATCAGATTTTGCTCTACTGCTACCACTACGATCCGAAGACGGGCCGATATAGCCTGCTCATCATGAACGTCCTTCGGCTGGCTGGGATAGCGACCGTGCTTGTTCTGGGGGGCTTCATATTTGTGATGTTCCGCCGCGATCGGCGGAAGAAGCGTATGGTGGGATAA
- the coxB gene encoding cytochrome c oxidase subunit II: MWENFPLLPKRASSFAPEVDALYGFLVGVSLFFIALIFLLITVFAIKYRRRSEAEVPPPVRGSLALEITWIVIPLGIVLVVFGWGAVLYFKMYGPAPKEALEVYVVGKQWMWHIQHPTGQREINELHVPAGRPIKLTMATEDVIHSFYIPDFRVKKDVVPGRYTTLWFEATQPGRYRFFCAEYCGTKHSEMGGWVIVMDPVEYQNWLGSGGASAPTESLAQAGERLFQQLACHTCHREDTQELGPSLRGLFGRSVRLADGRTVVADEAYLRESILNPDAKIVAGFSSPSVMPTYQGQITEEQLLQLVAYLKSLGGEQR; encoded by the coding sequence ATGTGGGAAAACTTTCCACTTTTGCCTAAGCGCGCTTCCTCGTTCGCGCCTGAAGTGGACGCGCTCTACGGGTTCTTGGTCGGGGTGAGCCTTTTCTTCATTGCCCTCATCTTCCTCTTGATCACGGTCTTCGCGATCAAATATCGGCGGCGTTCCGAGGCGGAGGTGCCGCCACCGGTTCGCGGTTCGCTAGCGCTCGAGATCACGTGGATCGTCATTCCCTTGGGGATTGTGTTGGTGGTCTTCGGATGGGGAGCAGTCTTGTACTTCAAGATGTACGGGCCAGCGCCGAAAGAAGCGCTAGAAGTCTATGTCGTCGGTAAGCAGTGGATGTGGCATATCCAGCATCCGACGGGTCAGCGGGAGATCAACGAGTTGCATGTTCCAGCTGGTCGTCCCATCAAACTGACGATGGCGACTGAGGATGTGATTCACAGCTTCTACATCCCCGACTTTCGCGTGAAGAAAGACGTGGTGCCGGGTCGCTACACCACGCTCTGGTTCGAAGCAACGCAACCCGGGCGGTACCGCTTCTTCTGCGCGGAATATTGCGGTACGAAGCATTCGGAGATGGGCGGGTGGGTCATCGTCATGGATCCGGTCGAATATCAAAATTGGCTGGGTAGCGGAGGAGCAAGCGCGCCCACGGAATCGCTGGCCCAAGCGGGGGAGCGTCTGTTTCAACAGTTGGCCTGTCATACTTGCCATCGCGAGGACACTCAAGAATTGGGCCCATCACTGCGCGGGCTCTTCGGTCGCTCGGTGAGATTGGCTGATGGGCGGACGGTCGTCGCCGACGAAGCGTACCTGCGGGAATCCATCTTGAATCCCGACGCGAAGATCGTCGCTGGATTCTCATCGCCGTCAGTCATGCCGACTTATCAAGGGCAGATCACCGAGGAGCAACTGCTGCAGCTTGTGGCCTATCTCAAATCGCTCGGAGGGGAACAGCGATGA
- the ctaD gene encoding cytochrome c oxidase subunit I, producing MSTPLVELPRTSRVNYLNVSYGIRSWLFTTDHKRIALLYLASVTLFFFLGGFFAVLIRLELMTPQGDLVQSETYNRLFTMHGVIMIFFFLIPAIPAVLGNFLVPLMIGARDLAFPRLNLLSWYIYTLGGLFTLAATVFGGVDTGWTFYTPYSSTYSNSNVMLTAVGIFITGFSSILTGLNFLVTIHKMRAPGMTWFRLPLFIWAHYATSIIMILGTPVVAIAILLVGLERLFHIGIFDPKLGGDPLLFQHLFWFYSHPAVYIMILPAMGVINELITCFSRRRIFGYSFIAFSSIAIAVLGFLVWGHHMFTSGQSIYAGMVFSVLTMLVAIPSAVKVFNWTATLYKGSVSYQAPMLYALGFIGLFTIGGLTGIFLATLAVDVHVHDTYFVVAHFHYIMVGGTIMAYLGGLHYWWPKMTGKIYPEGWARFAALVIFVGFNLTFFPQFILGYLGMPRRYHVYPEEFQVLNVMSSAGASILGVGYLIPMIYFIWSLRYGPKAPENPWGAKGLEWLVPSPPPPHNFDVTPVVTGEPYDYTPESEEAHAR from the coding sequence ATGAGCACGCCTTTGGTGGAATTGCCGCGCACGTCGCGCGTGAACTATTTGAACGTGAGCTACGGGATACGGTCGTGGCTGTTCACGACCGACCACAAGCGGATCGCCCTGCTTTATCTGGCTTCGGTCACGCTCTTCTTCTTCCTGGGGGGATTCTTCGCTGTCCTGATCCGTTTGGAGCTGATGACGCCGCAGGGAGATTTGGTGCAATCGGAGACGTACAATCGGCTCTTCACGATGCATGGCGTCATCATGATCTTCTTCTTCCTCATTCCGGCTATTCCCGCCGTGCTCGGGAATTTCCTCGTACCGCTGATGATCGGGGCGCGCGATCTGGCCTTTCCGCGGTTGAACCTGTTGAGCTGGTATATCTACACGCTGGGAGGACTGTTCACGCTGGCGGCGACCGTCTTCGGCGGGGTGGACACGGGTTGGACGTTCTACACGCCCTACAGCAGTACGTACTCGAACTCTAACGTCATGCTCACGGCCGTGGGGATCTTCATCACGGGATTCTCCTCGATCCTGACGGGGCTGAATTTCCTGGTGACCATTCATAAGATGCGAGCGCCGGGGATGACATGGTTCCGGTTACCGCTCTTCATCTGGGCGCACTACGCGACGAGCATCATCATGATCCTGGGGACGCCGGTCGTTGCCATCGCTATCCTGCTTGTGGGCTTGGAGCGGCTGTTCCACATCGGCATCTTCGATCCGAAGCTCGGCGGCGATCCGTTGCTCTTTCAACATCTGTTTTGGTTCTACTCGCATCCGGCCGTGTACATCATGATCCTCCCAGCCATGGGGGTCATCAATGAATTGATCACTTGCTTCTCTCGGCGACGCATCTTCGGCTATTCCTTCATCGCCTTCTCCAGCATTGCCATCGCGGTCTTGGGCTTTCTCGTGTGGGGTCACCACATGTTCACGAGCGGACAATCCATCTACGCCGGCATGGTGTTTTCCGTGCTCACGATGTTGGTGGCGATCCCCTCAGCCGTGAAAGTATTCAACTGGACGGCTACGCTGTATAAGGGCTCGGTCTCCTACCAAGCGCCGATGCTCTACGCGCTTGGCTTTATCGGGCTCTTCACCATTGGCGGGCTGACGGGGATCTTCTTGGCGACGCTGGCAGTGGACGTGCACGTGCACGACACGTATTTCGTCGTCGCGCATTTCCACTACATTATGGTGGGCGGGACGATCATGGCTTATTTGGGCGGGCTGCACTATTGGTGGCCGAAGATGACGGGAAAGATTTACCCAGAGGGGTGGGCCCGCTTCGCCGCGCTCGTGATCTTCGTAGGGTTCAACTTGACTTTCTTCCCGCAGTTCATCCTCGGATATTTGGGGATGCCGCGGCGGTATCACGTGTATCCGGAGGAGTTCCAAGTGTTGAATGTCATGTCCTCGGCGGGCGCTTCGATCTTGGGCGTTGGCTACCTCATCCCGATGATCTACTTCATTTGGTCGCTGCGCTACGGGCCGAAGGCGCCGGAGAACCCCTGGGGAGCGAAAGGTCTGGAGTGGCTTGTGCCTTCGCCACCGCCTCCACATAATTTCGACGTGACACCGGTGGTCACGGGCGAGCCTTACGATTACACGCCAGAATCGGAGGAGGCCCATGCGCGCTGA